ACCTGGACGCCGCCCGGCAGCAGATCGGCATGGTGTTCCAGCAGTTCAACCTGTTCCCGCACCTGTCGGTGCTGGACAACTGCACGGTGGCGCAGACGACCGTACTCAAGCGCAGCAGGGCCAAGGCGGAGCAGATCGCCCGGGACACCCTGGATCGAGTCGGCCTGAGCGACAAGGTGACCGCCTATCCCATGCAGTTGTCCGGCGGCCAGCAGCAGCGGGTGGCGATCGCCCGCGCGCTGTCGATGGACCCGGCGCTGATGCTGTTCGACGAGCCCACGTCCGCGCTCGACCCGGAACTCGTCGGCGACGTGCTCACGGTGATGCGCAAGCTCGCGCTCGACGGTATGACGATGCTCGTCGTCACCCACGAGATGGCGTTCGCGCGCGAGGTGGCGGACCGGGTGGTGTTCATGGACGGCGGCGTGATCGTCGAGCAGGGACCGCCTGCCGAGGTGATCGGCAACCCCAAGGAAGAACGCACCCGCACGTTCCTCCGCCGAGTCCTGGACCCCACCCACGTCGAGCCGACCCCCTGAAACCAACTTTGGGAAGCCACCAACCACTTTCGCGCCGCGATTCTGGTTGGTGGCTTCTCAAAGTTGCCGTGGTTCGTCACGCTGCGTGGCGGGGTGGTCGCTGGGTACGCAGCGTCACGGCGGGGAAGCTACGAATCGGTCTCTGTTCGGGGATGGTCCGTGCGCTGCCCGCAGGGCGCTGTGTCAAGATGCGGACACATGGCACCGGGCCGACCGGTGCCCGGTTTTGGAGGACTAGATGTCTGTCCTGCGGAGGGCGCTGGTGCTGTCCGGCGTCCTGGTTCTCACAGCCGCCGGGTGCGGCTCGAACTCTCTCGAAGGTAGTTCGCCCACTTCGTCGTCGAGCGCCTCCTCCAGCGCACCGGCGACCGGCGGCCCGGACCTCAGCGGCTCGCTGCCGGCGAAGATCAAGTCCGCCGGCAAGATCGTCGTCGGCGTCGACGCGACGTACCGGCCGAACGAGTTCCTGCAGGGCGGGAAGACCGTGGTCGGCATGGACGTCGACCTGTTCAACGCGGTGGCGCAGAAGTTCGGCGTCACGGTCGACTGGCAGCCGGCCGGCTTCGACACCATCATCACCGGTGTGCAGAGCGGCAAGTACGACGTCGGCGTCTCGTCGTTCACGATCAACGACAAGCGCAAGCAGCAGGTCAACATGGTCAGCTACTTCAGCGCCGGCACCCTGTGGGCGACCGCGAAGGGCAACCCGAAGGCCGTCAACGCCGACGACGCGTGCGGCAAGACGATCGCGGTGCAGAAGGGTACGACGCAGCTCGAGGACGACATGCCGAAGCGGCAGGCCGCCTGCAAGACGGCCGGCAAGCCGGAGATCAAGCTGGTCGTCCGGGAGAAGCAGGACCAGGCCACCGCGGACCTCGTCGCGGGTAAGGCCGACGCGATGCTGGCCGACTCCCCCGTCGTGCTCGACGCGATCAAGCAGACCAACGGGCAGCTCGAGCAGCTCGGCGAGATCTACGACGCGGCGCCGTACGGGTATGTGATCCCGAAGGCGGAGACCCAGTTCGCGCAGGCGATCGTGCAGGCCCTGCAGGCGCTGAACACCGAAGGCACCTACAAGAGCACGCTGCAGAAGTGGAACAACGACTCGGGCGCGATCACCGACTTCGCCGTCAACCCGTGAGTTCTGATGAGTACTGAGGCTGAGACCCGGCCGGCGGACGCTGCGCCCGACCGGCCGGGTGCGATCAACGCCGTACCGGTGCGGCATCCCGGTCGCTGGGTGGCGATCGCGGTGATCGTCGTCCTGGTGGCGATGCTGGTGCACCTGCTGGTCACCAACAAGGCGTTCGACTGGACGTTCGTCTTCGAGGCGATGAACCAGCAGCCGGTGATCAACGGGTTCCTCAAGGGCACCCTGCTGGTCACCGCGCTGTCGATGGTCGTCGGCGTCGGCGGCGGCGTGCTGCTGGCCGTGATGCGGCTGTCGGACAACCCGGTCCTGTCCGGGGTCGCGTGGGTGTTCACCTGGTTCTTCCGGAGCATCCCGCGGT
This Kribbella sp. NBC_00482 DNA region includes the following protein-coding sequences:
- a CDS encoding amino acid ABC transporter ATP-binding protein; amino-acid sequence: MALVEIQNLHKSFGSNHVLRGIDFTVEEGEVVCVIGPSGSGKSTLLRCVNLLEVPQEGQVFVRGEDITDRDCHLDAARQQIGMVFQQFNLFPHLSVLDNCTVAQTTVLKRSRAKAEQIARDTLDRVGLSDKVTAYPMQLSGGQQQRVAIARALSMDPALMLFDEPTSALDPELVGDVLTVMRKLALDGMTMLVVTHEMAFAREVADRVVFMDGGVIVEQGPPAEVIGNPKEERTRTFLRRVLDPTHVEPTP
- a CDS encoding ABC transporter substrate-binding protein, yielding MSVLRRALVLSGVLVLTAAGCGSNSLEGSSPTSSSSASSSAPATGGPDLSGSLPAKIKSAGKIVVGVDATYRPNEFLQGGKTVVGMDVDLFNAVAQKFGVTVDWQPAGFDTIITGVQSGKYDVGVSSFTINDKRKQQVNMVSYFSAGTLWATAKGNPKAVNADDACGKTIAVQKGTTQLEDDMPKRQAACKTAGKPEIKLVVREKQDQATADLVAGKADAMLADSPVVLDAIKQTNGQLEQLGEIYDAAPYGYVIPKAETQFAQAIVQALQALNTEGTYKSTLQKWNNDSGAITDFAVNP